The following coding sequences lie in one Spirochaetia bacterium 38H-sp genomic window:
- the trmB gene encoding tRNA (guanosine(46)-N7)-methyltransferase TrmB, whose amino-acid sequence MEKKKYSHIRTYVHRQTRLTSGQRHALDKLFPLYSVDISKKRPVMQLFPHSFDRYVLEIGFGMGDATLFIAEHNPDTAYLGIEVHPNGVGRVVGSIHKKGLDNLRVIKEDAIVALSEGIETQAFDGVHIFFPDPWPKKRHHKRRLIQRSFLDFIADYIKSEGYLYVVTDWHNYALQILNECSSHPAFYNPWGGFAPRQVWRPVTKYESKGHKQHHPIWETYVIKR is encoded by the coding sequence ATGGAAAAGAAAAAATACTCTCATATCAGAACATATGTACACAGACAGACAAGGCTTACCAGCGGACAGCGTCATGCTCTTGATAAGCTCTTTCCTCTTTATTCTGTAGATATAAGCAAAAAAAGGCCGGTTATGCAGCTTTTTCCCCATAGTTTTGACAGATATGTGCTTGAGATTGGTTTTGGCATGGGGGATGCGACTCTTTTTATTGCAGAGCATAATCCAGATACTGCTTATCTAGGGATAGAGGTACATCCCAATGGTGTCGGGAGAGTTGTAGGGTCCATACATAAGAAGGGGCTTGATAATCTCAGGGTCATCAAGGAGGATGCTATTGTTGCTCTCTCAGAGGGGATAGAAACGCAGGCTTTTGACGGTGTGCATATCTTTTTCCCTGATCCGTGGCCCAAAAAAAGGCATCATAAAAGAAGGCTAATACAGAGGAGTTTTTTGGATTTTATAGCGGATTATATAAAATCAGAAGGATATCTGTATGTTGTAACGGATTGGCATAATTATGCCTTGCAGATTCTAAATGAATGCTCATCCCATCCTGCTTTTTACAATCCTTGGGGGGGCTTTGCTCCAAGGCAAGTATGGCGACCTGTAACAAAATACGAGTCAAAGGGTCACAAGCAGCATCATCCAATATGGGAAACATACGTAATAAAACGATAA
- a CDS encoding citrate/2-methylcitrate synthase: MSSKKNMADFLETTTELARENNTIDASLYSKFNVKRGLRNEDGSGVLVGLTEIGEVHGYVMDEGEPTPVPGRLLYRGIPIENIVKGFQADGRSGFEETAFLLLFGKLPTKRELDDFSSILAENRELPGDFTESTILKNPSPDIMNKLSRSVLTLYSFDPNPEDVSIKNVLRQSIELIARFPVLVAYGYQAKQHYYNGKSLYIHPPQEELSTAENFLAMIRPDKQFTQTEAEILDLSFVLHAEHGGGNNSSFTVHVVSSADTDTYSVIAAAIGSLKGAKHGGANIKVISMMEDIKNNVKDWSDRKQVEDYIAKILKKEAFDRSGLVYGMGHAVYTISDPRAILLKEKAAELAKETNNQEEFELYNTIAEITPGLFADIKKSNKVISPNVDFYSGFVYKMLRIPTELYTPLFAIARIAGWSAHRLEEIISGGRIIRPAYKSVVGKKEYIPLKDRK; this comes from the coding sequence ATGAGCAGCAAAAAAAACATGGCGGATTTTCTGGAGACCACAACGGAGTTGGCAAGAGAGAACAACACTATAGATGCATCTCTCTATAGCAAGTTTAATGTAAAACGGGGACTCAGAAATGAGGACGGCAGCGGTGTACTGGTAGGACTCACCGAGATAGGAGAAGTCCATGGTTACGTCATGGACGAGGGAGAGCCCACTCCTGTTCCCGGAAGGCTCCTGTACCGGGGAATACCCATAGAAAACATTGTAAAGGGTTTTCAGGCAGATGGTAGAAGCGGTTTTGAAGAAACTGCTTTTCTTCTTCTTTTTGGCAAGCTGCCTACAAAAAGAGAACTGGATGATTTTTCCTCTATTCTTGCAGAAAACAGGGAATTGCCCGGAGATTTTACAGAGAGTACAATACTTAAGAATCCGAGTCCGGATATAATGAACAAGCTTTCTCGCTCTGTTCTTACTCTATATTCCTTTGATCCCAATCCGGAAGATGTTTCTATAAAAAATGTGCTAAGACAGTCCATAGAGTTAATTGCACGTTTCCCTGTTCTTGTGGCATACGGCTATCAGGCAAAACAGCACTATTACAATGGTAAAAGCCTGTACATACATCCTCCTCAGGAAGAGCTCTCAACTGCAGAAAACTTTCTTGCTATGATAAGACCTGATAAGCAGTTTACCCAGACAGAGGCTGAGATTCTGGATCTCTCGTTTGTGCTGCATGCTGAACACGGCGGGGGTAACAACTCAAGTTTCACGGTACATGTTGTATCCTCTGCAGACACAGATACATACTCAGTAATAGCAGCTGCAATAGGCTCTCTTAAGGGTGCAAAGCACGGGGGAGCTAATATCAAGGTTATATCCATGATGGAGGATATAAAAAACAATGTAAAAGACTGGTCTGACAGAAAACAGGTAGAAGACTATATAGCAAAAATACTCAAAAAAGAAGCGTTTGACAGGTCTGGGCTTGTATACGGTATGGGACATGCTGTCTACACGATATCCGATCCCAGAGCCATACTTCTCAAGGAAAAAGCAGCAGAATTAGCAAAAGAAACCAACAATCAGGAAGAGTTTGAGCTGTACAACACAATTGCAGAGATAACACCCGGGTTATTTGCGGATATAAAGAAATCTAACAAGGTAATAAGTCCCAATGTTGATTTTTACTCTGGTTTTGTATACAAGATGCTAAGGATTCCCACAGAGCTTTATACTCCTTTGTTTGCAATAGCACGTATAGCTGGCTGGTCTGCACACAGGCTTGAGGAAATAATAAGCGGAGGAAGAATCATAAGGCCTGCTTACAAGAGTGTGGTTGGCAAAAAAGAATATATACCACTCAAGGATAGAAAATAA